In one Mus pahari chromosome 21, PAHARI_EIJ_v1.1, whole genome shotgun sequence genomic region, the following are encoded:
- the Bak1 gene encoding bcl-2 homologous antagonist/killer, with protein sequence MASGQGPGPPKEGCDESPSPSEQQVAQDTEEVFRSYVFYLHQQEQETQGAAAPANPEMDNLPLEPNSVLGQVGRQLALIGDDINRRYDTEFQNLLEQLQPTAGNAYELFTKIASSLFKSGISWGRVVALLGFGYRLALYVYQRGLTGFLGQVTCFLADIILHHYIARWIAQRGGWVAALNLRRDPILSVMVIFGVVLLGQFVVHRFFRS encoded by the exons ATGGCATCTGGACAAGGACCAGGTCCTCCGAAGGAGGGCTGTGACGAGTCCCCGTCCCCTTCTG AACAGCAGGTTGCCCAGGACACAGAGGAGGTCTTTCGAAGCTACGTTTTTTACCTCCACCAGCAGGAACAAGAGACCCAGGGGGCGGCCGCCCCTGCCAACCCCGAGATGGACAACTTGCCCCTGGAACCCAACAG CGTCTTGGGTCAGGTGGGTCGGCAGCTTGCTCTCATCGGAGATGATATTAACCGGCGCTATGACACGGAGTTCCAGAATTTACTAGAACAGCTTCAGCCCACAGCAGGGAATGCCTACGAACTCTTCACCAAGATCGCCTCCAG CCTATTTAAGAGTGGCATCAGCTGGGGCCGCGTGGTGGCTCTCCTGGGCTTTGGCTACCGTCTGGCCCTGTACGTCTACCAGCGTGGTTTGACCGGCTTCCTGGGCCAGGTGACCTGCTTTTTGGCTGATATCATACTGCACCATTACATTGCCAGATGGATCGCACAGAGAGGTGGTTGG GTGGCAGCCCTGAATTTGCGTAGAGACCCCATCCTGAGCGTAATGGTGATTTTTGGTGTGGTTCTGTTGGGCCAATTCGTGGTACACAGATTCTTCAGATCATGA
- the LOC110338168 gene encoding gametogenetin-binding protein 1 isoform X2 — translation MCSRGRRPSRPASWIDRPGTADMSYHTRLIQTWDMNPKSRDQPDFHAQPLERREREHFGQALETEQGCLQWVPGPLVLTPGALIKEEEDEDCPIEFGDLKPSSCKVGSTPWIYFLGLYKQFQKSAMAKAQRPSASQLALKDGLPHEEKGEREEAVDESNHKWCAPRASSDESCPKWCAPRASTYQSPLQKAFRSTDTVGFVESELKKILSVQREARLWKVGNPEGRELLTQPDITLEEAGMVDGQHLLLEEMDEMGNWPPPE, via the exons GATTGACCGACCTGGGACTGCAGACAtgagctaccacacccggctcataCAGACCTGGGATATGAACCCCAAGTCCAGGGACCAGCCCGACTTCCACGCCCAACCACTCGAGAGAAGAGAAAG GGAGCACTTTGGCCAGGCCCTGGAGACAGAACAAGGATGCTTACAGTGGGTTCCGGGACCCCTGGTGCTCACTCCTGGGGCCCTCatcaaggaggaagaggatgaggactGCCCAATTGAGTTTG GAGACCTCAAGCCGTCCTCTTGCAAGGTGGGGTCCACCCCGTGGATCTATTTCCTTGGCTTGTACAAGCAGTTCCAGAAGTCAGCCATGGCCAAG GCTCAGAGGCCATCTGCGTCTCAGTTGGCTCTCAAGGACGGCTTGCCCCacgaggagaaaggggagagagaagaagcgGTGGATGAGAGCAATCATAAGTGGTGTGCCCCGCGCGCCTCCAGCGACGAGAGCTGTCCCAAGTGGTGTGCCCCGCGCGCCTCCACCTACCAGTCGCCGCTGCAGAAGGCGTTTAGGTCCACAGATACAGTGG GTTTTGTGGAGTCGGAGCTGAAGAAGATTCTGTCAGTGCAACGAGAGGCTCGCCTCTGGAAGGTGGGCAACCCCGAGGGCAGGGAGCTGCTGACCCAGCCAGACATCACGCTGGAGGAGGCTGGCATGGTGGACGGCCAG CACCTGCTCCTGGAGGAGATGGACGAGATGGGAAACTGGCCCCCTCCGGAGTGA
- the LOC110338168 gene encoding gametogenetin-binding protein 1 isoform X1 — translation MAAQARTPQTPRSRILGCSSMLRFFRNLVGSKGGSKSANKPLTRSQPSSSQEQDVVSPRMGHQGGHGRKEPQAKVHSAASSSGKREPPPRVLSAAPSNQKHDAFGLGTGDSGSQTLTSKDVQKLSAQSVEVTSVPTRGTWEVLEQLPEKKGEEEEPVGEVSGASDREHFGQALETEQGCLQWVPGPLVLTPGALIKEEEDEDCPIEFGDLKPSSCKVGSTPWIYFLGLYKQFQKSAMAKAQRPSASQLALKDGLPHEEKGEREEAVDESNHKWCAPRASSDESCPKWCAPRASTYQSPLQKAFRSTDTVGFVESELKKILSVQREARLWKVGNPEGRELLTQPDITLEEAGMVDGQHLLLEEMDEMGNWPPPE, via the exons ATGGCAGCCCAGGCGCGGACCCCTCAGACCCCTCGGTCACGGATCCTAGGCTGCTCCTCCATGCTGCGCTTTTTCCGAAACCTGGTGGGGAGTAAGGGCGGTTCTAAGAGTGCTAACAAGCCCCTGACCAGGAGCCAGCCCAGCTCCTCACAGGAGCAAGATGTTGTCTCCCCAAGGATGGGCCACCAGGGAGGTCATGGGAGGAAGGAGCCCCAGGCCAAGGTCCACTCTGCAGCTTCCTCTAGTGGGAAGAGGGAGCCCCCGCCCAGGGTCCTCTCTGCAGCTCCCTCCAACCAGAAGCACGATGCCTTTGGGCTGGGCACTGGGGACTCAGGGTCCCAGACCCTCACCTCCAAGGATGTCCAGAAGCTAAGTGCCCAGAGTGTTGAGGTAACATCAGTTCCTACCAGAGGAACCTGGGAGGTTCTGGAGCAGCTAcctgagaagaaaggagaggaggaggagccagtaGGGGAGGTCTCCGGGGCCTCAGACAG GGAGCACTTTGGCCAGGCCCTGGAGACAGAACAAGGATGCTTACAGTGGGTTCCGGGACCCCTGGTGCTCACTCCTGGGGCCCTCatcaaggaggaagaggatgaggactGCCCAATTGAGTTTG GAGACCTCAAGCCGTCCTCTTGCAAGGTGGGGTCCACCCCGTGGATCTATTTCCTTGGCTTGTACAAGCAGTTCCAGAAGTCAGCCATGGCCAAG GCTCAGAGGCCATCTGCGTCTCAGTTGGCTCTCAAGGACGGCTTGCCCCacgaggagaaaggggagagagaagaagcgGTGGATGAGAGCAATCATAAGTGGTGTGCCCCGCGCGCCTCCAGCGACGAGAGCTGTCCCAAGTGGTGTGCCCCGCGCGCCTCCACCTACCAGTCGCCGCTGCAGAAGGCGTTTAGGTCCACAGATACAGTGG GTTTTGTGGAGTCGGAGCTGAAGAAGATTCTGTCAGTGCAACGAGAGGCTCGCCTCTGGAAGGTGGGCAACCCCGAGGGCAGGGAGCTGCTGACCCAGCCAGACATCACGCTGGAGGAGGCTGGCATGGTGGACGGCCAG CACCTGCTCCTGGAGGAGATGGACGAGATGGGAAACTGGCCCCCTCCGGAGTGA